TGTTTTAACGTGAAGAAACATACTGACCCCAGGTGGGAGGTGTTTGCGGGGCAGGAGGCGTGACCTCTTCTTGGTGGAGCGCTCGGTGCTCTCGCTCTTCTCCCGTTGGCTGTCGAAGTACGGGTGCTCCAGAAGCTGCTCACAGGCCAGCCGCTCCGACGGGTCCATACGCAGGCAGCCCTggggtcagggggggggggggcaaaggtCATTTAGGGAAGGGATGAGGGAATTAATATTTGCTAATAAAACATCAGAGACCATTAAATGAGAGATCGTTCATTTCATAAGAGAACCAGTTATTTTTACCACACAAATCGGCAGCAGGTGAATGGCTGGATAGATAGATAAGATAGATAAGATAGACAGGCATACCTTCATCAGACTCAGTGCTTGATATGACAGGTTGGGGTATTTCAGTTCCAGAGTTTCCTATTGGATGATAAATGATGCCTTATTgtgtataattttttttttacccttttGATAATTTTACGCAGTGTTTTGAGGCAGAGAATAAGCAATTTCATTGCACAGTTTATACTCCGTTGTATATaacaaataaacgttgatttgataGATATATacggcagggatcatcaactagattcagccgagaggatagttagagggcaggaacataattacaaatcatttgtagactgcaaattgaccacggGAAGCTCAAACGGGCCGCCAGTAGGGAACCCTGAAATACAATACGCTCCTCAAGATGTTTTAAACTGATTTGTTTAACGTTTTGGTAGATGAATCATCATTATATGTTTGTTCTCACCATTTCCTGAGGCTCTGGGATGCAGACTCCACTGAAGAACTGGTTCTTATTGAATACCTGCTGGTGGCGGGGGATCAGGTCtcctgcagacacacagacagacacacagacagacacacacacagacagacacacagacagacagacagacagacacacagacacacagacagacagacacacacagacagacacacagacagacacacacagacagacagacacacagacagacagacagacagacagacagacagacagacagacagacagaggtgagaggtgGGAGGTGCTTGTTGGTCATATGGGAGGTGCTCGTTGGTCATATGGGAGGTGCTTGTTGATCATATGGGAGGGGCTTGTTGGTCATATGGGAGGTGCTCATGGTCATATGGGAGGTGCTCAGGAAGAGGAGCTCATGTTTACTGATAATAAAGGGTACTGTCCTTTTCCTGAACTAACTGGTGAAACAACTGGTATTATATATTGATATTATATACTGGTATTATATACTGATATTATATACAAGTATTATATACTGGTATTATCTACTGGTATGTAAAAATGTACACTTGTCCTTTCCGGACATACTTCAATAGAAATATGTTATAACGCGTCACTAACTGTTATAACGCGTCACTAACTGTTATAACGCGTCACTAACTGTTATAACGCGTCACTAACTGTTATAACACGTCACTAACTGTTATAACGCGTCACTAACTGTTATAACGCGTCACTAACTGTTATAACGCGTCACTAGCTGCTATAACACGTCACTAGCTGTTATAACGCGTCACTAGCTGTTATAACGCGTCACTAGCTGTTATAACGCGTCACTAACTGTTATAACGCGTCACTAACTGTTATAACGCGTCACTAGCTGTTATAATGCGTCACTAACTGTTATAACATCACTAACTGTTATAACGCGTCACTAACTGTTATAACATCACTAACTGTTATAACGCGTCACTAACTGTTATAACGCGTCACTAACTGTTATAACGCGTCACTAACTGTTATAATCGTCACTAACTGTTATAACGTCACTAACTGTTATAACGCGTCACTAACTGTTATAACGCGTCACTAACTGTTATAACGCGTCACTAACTGTTATAACGCGTCACTAACTGTTATAACGTCACTAACTGTTATAACGCGTCACTAACTGTTATAACGCGTCACTAACTGTTATAACGCGTCACTAGCTGTTATAACGCATCACTAACTGTTATAACGCGTCACTAACTGTTATAACATCACTAACTGTTATAACGTCACTAACTGTTATAACACATCACTAGCTGTTATACTAGCTGTTATAACACGTCACACTAACGCGTCAACTGTTATAACGTCACTAACTTCACTAACTTATCGTCACTAACTGTTATAACGCGTCACTAACTGTTATAACGCGTCACTAACTGTTATAACGCGTCACTAACTGTTATAACGCGTCACTAACTGTTATAACACATCACTAGCTGTTATAACGCGTCACTAACTGTTATAACGTCACTAACTTATAACTCGTCACTAACTGTTATAACGCGTCACTAACTGTTATAACGCGTCACTAACTGTTATAACGCGTCACTAACTGTTATAACGCGTCACTAACTGTTATAACGCGTCACTAACTGTTATAACGTCACTAACTGTTATAACGCGTCACTAACTGTTATAACGCATCACTAGCTGTTATAACTCGTCACTAACTGTTATAACGCGTCACTAACTGTTATAACGCGTCACTAACTGTTATAACATCACTAACCTAACTTAACTCGTCACTAACTGTTATAACGCGTCACTAgctgttataatatatatataatataataatatatgccatttagcagatgcttttatccaaagcgacttacagtcatgtgtgcatacattctacgtatgggtggtcccggggatcgaacccactaccctggcgttacaagcgccatgctctaccaactgagctacagaaggaccacgcgtCACTAACTGTTTTAACGCTTCAATAACTGTTATAACACATCACTAGCTGTTATAACGTGTCACTAGCTGTTATAACGCGTCACTAGCTGTTATAACACGCCACTAACTGTTATAACATCACTAACTGTTATAACACGTCACTAACTGTTATAACACGTCACTAACTGTTATAACGCGTCACTAGCTGTTATAACGAGTCACTAACTGTTATAACTCATCACTAACTGTTATAACTCATCACCTACTGTTATAACGCGTCACTAACTGTTATAACACGTCACTGGCTGTTATAACACGTCACTAACTGTTATAACGCGTCACTAACTGTTATAACATCACTAACTGTTATAACACGTCACTAACTGTTATAACGCGTCACTAGCTGTTATAACACGTCACTAGCTGTTATAACACGTCACTAGCTGTTATAACGCGTCACTAGCTGCTATAACACGTCACTAGCTGTTATAACTCGTCACTAGCTGTTATAACGCGTCACTAGCTGTTATAACGCATCACTAAATTATAACTCGTCACTAACTGTTATAACGCGTCACTAGCTGTTATAACACGCCACTATCTGTTATAACACGTCACTAACTGTTATAACGCGTCACTAACTGTTATAACGCGTCACTAACTGTTATAACGCGTCACTAACTGTTATAACGCGTCACTAACTGTTATAACGCGTGTCACTAACTGTTATAACGCGTCACTAACTGTTATAACGCGTCACTAACTGTTATAACGCGTCACTAACTGTTATATCAAGCGCGTCACTAACTGTTATAACGCGTCACTAACTGTTATAACGTCACTAACTGTTATAACGCGTCACTAACTGTTATAACGCGTCACTAACTGTTATAACGCGTCACTAACTGTTATAACGCGTCACTAACTGTTATAACGCGTCACTAGCTGTTATAACGCGTTACTAAATTATAACTCGTCACTAACTATTATAACGCTTCACTAGCTCTTATAACACGCCACTATCTGTTATAACACGTCACTAACTGTTATAACGCGTCACTAACTGTTATAACGCGTCACTAACTGTTATAACGTGTCACTAACTGTTATAACGCGTCACTAACTGTTATAACGCGTCACTAGCTGTTATAACGCGTCACTAAATTATAACTCGTCACTAACTATTATAACGCTTCACTAGCTCTTATAACACGCCACTATCTGTTATAACACGTCACTAACTGTTATAACGCGTCACTAACTGTTATAACGCGTCACTAACTGTTATAACGCGTCACTAACTGTTATAACGCGTCACTAACTGTTATAACGCGTCACTAACTGTTATAACGCGTCACTAACTGTTATAACGCGTCACTAACTGTTATAACGTGTCACTAACTGTTATAACGCGTCACTAGCTGTTATAACGCGTCACTAACTGTTATAACGCGTCACTAACTGTTATAACGCGTCACTAACTGTTATAACGCGTCACTAGCTGTTATAACGCGTCACTAAATTATAACTCGTCACTAACTATTATAACGCTTCACTAGCTCTTATAACACGCCACTATCTGTTATAACACGTCACTAACTGTTATAACGCGTCACTAACTGTTATAACGCGTCACTAACTGTTATAACATGCCACTATCTGTTATAACACGTCACTAACTGTTATAACACGTCACTAAATGTTATAACGCGTCACTAACTGTTATAACGCGTCACTAGCTGAAACATTGATTGTGTCTTAAACAGCACCCTATTTCCAGGCTCTGGaaagtgcactatgaagggaatagggtgccaacagtagtgcactatgaagggaatagggtgccaacagtagtgcactatgaagggaatagggtgccaacagtagtgcactatgaagggaatagggtgccaacagtagtgcactatgaagggaatagggtgctattttggacACCCTAGCTATATTAATCCCACTCACCCAGTGTCTTCCTGATGAGGTAGAGCTGATCCATGTCTGACTTGCCGGGCCAGAGGGGGATGCCAGAGAGCAGCTCAGAGAAGACACAGCCCAGCGCCCAGACATCAACAGGGGCTCCATACCTCGTATCACCCACGAGCAGCTCAGGGGCCCGGTACCATCGCGTTGCCACAtagtctgtgtagtagtcacATGGACCGGCTGCAGGGACAGATCGATACACATCTCTGTTTAGGAACAAGACTTAAAGCCTGCATGGTATAATGCATTTCATATAATATGCCTATAATGCATTATAAGCAGGCTTTACACAACATAGACAGATAGTTTGAATATAATGGTataggatagaacagaacagaataaatATCACTTCATCGTTCAAAGTGAATCAAAAATTCATATTTTTACTGTCTTGTGTTATTCCCCCAGAAAAACACACACGAGTCTGTTAGATACAAGACTCTGTTTAGGAGGAAAGAATTGGTAAGAAATGGAATGAGTGTTGATTTCAATGGTGACGTGATGGCAGAAAGTTTAGACAGTGGTATTACAACAGGAGTCCACCAGGTGGCAGTAGAccaacagtaacagtacagtagcaCTACAACATACAGGGAAGGAGTCTCATAATGACGGTGTACCAAATAATactatattccctacatagtgcactacatttgaccagaaccctatgaaTCATAGTAAACATGTTTAGCACTTCATAGTgattaggatgccatttgggacatgtcataaaacaaaacaaaaatgacttACTGAGGATCCTGGCGAATCCGAAGTCACAGAGCTTAATGACCTGCTGTTTAGTGATGAGGATATTCTCTGGCTTCACGTCTCTGTGGATGCACTGCAGGAGACAACAGCCAAAACGTTAGTCGTTTAACAGTGCCAGCCAGGGCAGATTTTTCATTCAACTACAGCTCATGATGTGGTGGTCTTGTACGGTTGTTGATCTATATGCGAGAAGAGGTTTCCAGGCTGTTGTGTcccgtcttgccaactcctatggtcattgtcaagCAAATCattaacaagacaacacaaacagacctgggaccaggctatgttaCACTGTTACGATGTGACAAGAAGACGGTACTTTGCCAGGCTAGAGAAGATGGTACTTTGCCAGGCTAGAGAAGATGGGACATGGCCAGGCTAGAGAAGACAGTACTTTGCCAGGCTAGAGAAGGCGGTACTTTGCCAGGCTAGAGAAGATGGTACGTTGCCAGGCTAGAGAAGACGGTACTTTGCCAGGCTAGAGAAGATGGGACATGGCCAGGCTAGAGAAGACAGTACTTTGCCAGGCTAGAGAAGGCGGTACTTTGCCAGGCTAGAGAAGATGGTACGTTGCCAGGCTAGAGAAGACGGTACTTTGCCAGGCTAGAGAAGATGGTACATTGCCAGGCTAGAGAAGACGGTACTTTGCCAGGCTAGAGAAGACGGTACATTGCCAGGCTAGAGAAGACAGTACTTTGCCAGGCTAGAGAAGATGGGACATTGCCAGGCTAGAGAAGACGGTACATTGCCAGGCTAGAGAAGACAGTACTTTGCCAGGCTAGAGAAGATGGGACATTGCCAGGCTAGAGAAGACAGTACTTTGCCAGGCTAGAGAAGATGGGACATTGCCAGGCTAGAGAAGATGGGACATTGACAGGCTAGAGAAGGCGGTACTTTGCCAGGCTAGAGAAGACAGTACTTTGCCAGGCTAGAGAAGATGGGACATTGCCAGGCTAGAGAAGACAGTACTTTGCCAGGCTAGAGAAGATGGGACATGGCCAGACTAGAGAAGACAGTACTTTGCCAGGCTAGAGAAGATGGGACATGGCCAGGCTAGAGAAGACAGTACTTTGCCAGGCTAGAGAAGACAGTACTTTGCCAGGCTAGAGAAGACAGTACTTTGCCAGGCTAGAGAAGACAGTACTTTGCCAGGCTAGAGAAGACAGTACTTTGCCAGGCTAGAGAAGATGGGACATGGCCAGGCTAGAGAAGACAGTACTTTGCCAGGCTAGAGAAGACAGTACTTTGCCAGGCTAGAGAAGACAGTACATTGCCAGGCTAGAGAAGACAGTACATTGCCAGGCTAGAGAAGACAGTACTTTGCCAGGCTAGAGAAGACAGTACTTTGCCAGGCTAGAGAAGACAGTACTTTGCCAGGCTAGAGAAGACAGTACTTTGCCAGGCTAGAGAAGATGGGACATGGCCAGGCTAGAGAAGACAGTACTTTGCCAGGCTAGAGAAGACAGTACTTTGCCAGGCTAGAGAAGACATGCAGCAGATCAGGcaggtgtattcactaggaaccaaacagaaACAAACTGGCCAAAAGTGGTAGGGAACTACCCGAATTTGTCCAATGAAAAAcacttgttttttattttttttctgttctaaaacattttgcaacggtGTGCAATAATGAATACACTCCATATCCGGACTTTGGCTGTGCAGCTTGACTGTTAAAAAAGGGGCCCCGTGGCGGTTTGTTGTGTCTCAGTGAAAGAGGAGCGTCTAGGCAGCCAGGAGACTGGAATGCGAGTGAAACAGCGGTTTGGGTAGAGGAGCGACGGCGAAAAAGGAGAGGAAAACCACTTACGTTCTGTTTATGACAGAAGTTGACAGCCTGGAGCGTCTGCCAGGTGATGCTTTTTACCAGATGTTCTGGAACACTGGGAGTTAAGGAAGAGACAACCAAATAACACAGATATATTTTTACAGTTATAGATTTCATTTAATTCAATTATAATTTTCAGGACGGACTGTATGTATGTAATTCTATGACTaataaacacaaagacaggtacagaTTGCTGGCGCTAATCTCTGACTGCAGTAagacaacctgtaatttaaaaaataaaacatttaataaataaaagGTTTGCTCTGTTGCCCCTGTGACTTCCACTGATTGTTAGCTAGCAGTGACTACAGTCAGCTGACGTTTGTAGTGGCtgattataattatattattcaATTCAAAGGGTTTTTATTGGCATCGGGAAACATAtcttaacattgccaaagcaagtgaaatagacaaataaaagtaaaataaaccaaaaataaataaaaggtaaacattacactcacaaaagttccaaaggaaaaatgtcatattatatctGTATACGGTGTTGTAACGATGTTCAACTGGTTCAAGTACAACATATGTAAAAACTAGATTCCCTGTAAGTGTGGCAAAGTCTGAAACTATTTGTAAACAGTTGGAATTTCTTGCTTTGAATATTGAGGTTTCAAATGGCCTCTCactaactgtgattggctgttacagacccccctctgctctcactaactgtgattggctgttacagacccccctctgctctcactaactgtgattggctgttacagatccccctctgctctctataactgtgattggccgTTACAgatccccctctgctctctataactgtgattggctggcaCAGACccacctctgctctctataactgtgattggctgttacagacccccctctgctctctataactgtgattgggtaTTACAgatccccctctgctctctataactgtgattggttGTTacagacccccctctgctctcactaactgtgattggctgttacagatccccctctgctctctataactgtgattggctgtaaCAGACCCCcatctgctctctataactgtgattggctgttacagacccccctctgctctctataactgtgattggctgtaaCAGACCCCCATcggctctctataactgtgattggctgtaaCAGACCCCCATcggctctctataactgtgattggctgtaaCAGACCCCcatctgctctctataactgtgattggctgtaaCAGACCCCcatctgctctctataactgtgattggctgttatagacttCATAAATATTCTGCGGTTGGTATTTTTTGTAATGATTTAAGTGACCATTGTGCTGTTGTTACTGTTAGAAATACTAAGGTTCCTAAGACAAACCCACGTTTTATTCCTAAGAGAAAATTAAAGTGTTTTAATGAGCAGGCTttctttcatgatttgttttattttgactggagCAGATTGAGTTTATCCCTGATGTGGAAACCGCCTGGAAATTATTTCATGATGGTTTTTTCCtccaaatagtaaacaaacacgCCCCATTCCACAGGTTCGGGGTTAAAGGGCGGGTTAATCCATGGTTTTCTTCTGAGCTGTCTTGTATTATTCACGACAGCAATCTAGCCTGGGCTTAAAgcaaggaaatcatgttctgatgctgattggcttattTATAGGCAGTGAGAAAACAAGTGTTCTTTTCTTCTCAGGAAGACCAAGTCTGACTATTttatgtctgttaccact
This sequence is a window from Oncorhynchus gorbuscha isolate QuinsamMale2020 ecotype Even-year linkage group LG17, OgorEven_v1.0, whole genome shotgun sequence. Protein-coding genes within it:
- the cdkl1 gene encoding cyclin-dependent kinase-like 1 isoform X1; its protein translation is MEKYEKMGKIGEGSYGVVFKCRNRDTGQIVAIKKFVESEDDPVIKRIALREIRMLKQLKHSNLVNLIEVFRRKRKLHLVFEYCDHTVLNELDRYPRGVPEHLVKSITWQTLQAVNFCHKQNCIHRDVKPENILITKQQVIKLCDFGFARILTGPCDYYTDYVATRWYRAPELLVGDTRYGAPVDVWALGCVFSELLSGIPLWPGKSDMDQLYLIRKTLGDLIPRHQQVFNKNQFFSGVCIPEPQEMETLELKYPNLSYQALSLMKGCLRMDPSERLACEQLLEHPYFDSQREKSESTERSTKKRSRLLPRKHLPPGICKVELGSSMQIGTSCQRWQNAVQTIEVFASAHQQQYLPSSGQQEVLYQPEEIQLPLP
- the cdkl1 gene encoding cyclin-dependent kinase-like 1 isoform X2, with protein sequence MEKYEKMGKIGEGSYGVVFKCRNRDTGQIVAIKKFVESEDDPVIKRIALREIRMLKQLKHSNLVNLIEVFRRKRKLHLVFEYCDHTVLNELDRYPRGVPEHLVKSITWQTLQAVNFCHKQNCIHRDVKPENILITKQQVIKLCDFGFARILTGPCDYYTDYVATRWYRAPELLVGDTRYGAPVDVWALGCVFSELLSGIPLWPGKSDMDQLYLIRKTLGDLIPRHQQVFNKNQFFSGVCIPEPQEMETLELKYPNLSYQALSLMKGCLRMDPSERLACEQLLEHPYFDSQREKSESTERSTKKRSRLLPRKHLPPGYLPQLTSSSIFPALDNKKYYTNLRKFNYHFPNI